Genomic DNA from Nomascus leucogenys isolate Asia chromosome 10, Asia_NLE_v1, whole genome shotgun sequence:
CTATAATGGTTTGACTTGACAACTCTACAATCACCTGCAAAATTGTTGTTGTTACCTTAGATACTTTTGGTTATTAAATTGAGTATTTTAGTTAAGCCATCTTGAGTTGacatttaataattcatttacGAGCTGTGCACAGAATATTATCCAGCTCACCAAATCCAAGATGAACAAAATTAGTTTTGTGCACTAAAAAGATTTTGACAAgactctctcctcctctcctcactCTCCCCTCCTTATCGTCTCCtgttctcctcctcttctccctctcccttcttggCCTCTCCTCCTCTCACAATTAGAAGCAAGTCTGTAAGACTTTCTTGTCCTACAGGGCAAAGACGGAAGCACATTTACAGTTTTTAGGCTAGGGTCTTTAAGCCCATCTAGGCACAGTCCTAAAACCGTGTAGGATGTAGATAGGTCATTAATCTGTGCTTGCTTTTCTGCAACTGATGGCCTCTCATTTTAAGCAGCcctgattttagatctttcatgTCCACTTCCTGAGAAACAATTTTGCCTTTGTAAAGTCTGCACCAGTAAAATCCTTCAGTGACACCCAAAATGTCGACACAGCCAGCGGGAGGGCTGCGTGGACATGTGGGCTGGTCAGCCGCAGGCTCTGATATCCCGGAACACATGTCCATCCACCCGGGTGGGCGGCGGTAGAGCCATCAGACCCACAGCCTCCTTCGCCTACCATGTGGGGAATGCTATGCCTCACACAGCTCAATCCTGCATGTTCGCGAATCTTCAGGGGTGAAAAGGAGAGGAACAGAGCATTCACAGCTACAATGAAGCTACAAGCAGTTGTAGGCAAAACTGTATGGTACAGCATATGCACAGTGCATGCCTTCCCTTCACACCTCGGAAGGCAGCAGGACTCCCTGGCAAGCGCAAGCTGTCACCATTCCCTTGGGAAGGCAGCTCTCTGAAGAATACTTCTTCCACCTGATGGTCCACCTTCCAGAATGCAGCTCCTGGGAAACAGCATCAGGCCAGTCTGGGAAGGCATGTGTTTCCTCAGATGTGTTGGAACATTTCCTCTGAAAAATAGGAGGAAAAGTGGATCTGATGTCATACTGGCAACCTCTCTGGTGGGACTCACATGCCTGAGGGTAAAGGTGGCCATGCAGTCAGAATCAGCATTGACTCCAGATAAATGcatggccatggtggctcatttCTCCCCATCAGAGTTTAGACAGGGGTGAAGGAGGCTGGCTTCAACACACCATGGCGTGTGATGCACCAGCAGCCTTCAGGTGATGTTGAAGATAGCCAGGTGATCTCTGACTCCTAGGACTTTAAATACTTAGCAGCTCATATCAAGAGAGGTTACTGTCTTgccttggttatttttttttaattattcctcCAAAATCACATAGATAAATACTGCAAAGTATGCCAGCCATTAGTGAGACATTATGATGAGTTGGTTTACAAAAAGGagatttaattaattcattcaaacaACGAATACTTTTTGGGCACCTACACTATTCTGGGAGTTTTGCTAGGCCTGGGAGATTCCAAAATAAATATGAACGGTAAGTGTATGAGTTCGCTGTTGCCACATAACAGACAGCCCAAAACTTGTGGACTTAAGCAGCAATCCTGCATTACCACCCGGGTGTCTATGAGTTGGCTGGGGCTTGGATGATCTAGAATGGGCTTGACTAAGCAGCTCTCCATCTGGGATTGCTAGGGTGTCTACCATGTCTCTTTCCACCTGTCTCTCGCAGTTTTTGGATCAGAGAGGTAACTGGGGCATGTTCTCCCCATGGTGATACCAGAGGCACAAGAGGGTCTACTGAAATCAAGGGCTTCTAAATGCCTCATCTCAAAATTGGCACCCTCCTGTCTCCATCTACATTCCATTGGCTAAAAGTAAATCACATAGCCAACCTCAGAGCTCAGAGTTGAGGAAGCATATGCAACCTGCGATGAGGCCACAGCAAGGGTGTGGATGCAAGAAGGTGTGATGGAGGTCAACAGTGACACCTACAGTGGGAAGATATCATTTCCTATTCTTCATGCTGCTGATGGGCACAGGAATGGTGTTTTGGTCCATTAAGGCTGCTATAACCAAgtactatagactgggtggccCACAAATGACaggtatttatttctcacagttctggaggctgggaagtccaagaccaaggtgctggcagattcggtgtctggtgaaTCAGCTTTCTAGTTCATAGACAGTGACTGCTTGCTGttttctcacatggtggaaaagaaaagagatctcTCTTGGGCCTCTTGTATAAAACCACTAATCCTATGCATTAGGACTCCATCTCCATGACTTAATCAccctccaaaggccccacctccaaaggccatcaccttgggggtgaatttcaacataggaatttgggagaaaagcaaaaacattcAGATAGTAGCAAATGATGACTTCTTCCCTGAAAGTATTGGGGGAAAAAATTCCCACTCCATTCCCTCTTTCCTGAAGGACAGCTGCTGGGAAGGTGAGAAGAGTCTGATGTCTATGGGTGTCTTAAGCTATGAAAGATTTGCTATTCCCTGTGGTCTGCCTCAATTTTTCCTTTAGGGACCACAGGGGAAAGATGCTCTTAGCTTCTGCTTCCATGTGGCAGATATCCCTCCCCACAGCAAGTCTACGGCCTGGTTCTGTCTCTGCCCCCAGAAACAATGGGCACACAGCTGCCTGGACTCTGTCAGTGGCGGGAGACTAGACAGAGGAAGACAAGGAGGCTTGGGCTCTCTGCAGATCCAATCCAGCTCTGCATGCAATCATGCTATTTTCATCAACCCTTGACCCTTGGGTCTACTTCTCATTTGTTTGAGAACTCAGAGGAGAAGTCCTCTGATTAGCATCTTAGAAGTTGCCAAGGACACGGATTCTGTCCTTGCAGAGCTCCCAGGGTGATACAGGGCTTGTCTGGGGATGACACGGGGCCAGGGCCTTGACATCCCTACACACAGAGGCATCTCCCTTACTGAGGTTCACAGGATGTAGCATCTGCCTCCTCTCCGCACCTCAAATATTCCCCAATTAGTGTCCCCATTGACCTAGTGGGGTGGATCTTCAGCTTTGCATCATAATGTGGAAGACAGGTGGTGCTTACATgagaaagagaacagaagagaatTAACACATGATGCAAGCAACTGGATCAATGGAGACATCCCAATATGATAAATCaggcccaggttttttttttttttttatcttcatctATGTAGTTTGTCCATCCAGGCAGTAACCCAAGACAATGTCCTGCCTCCTGTCCTACTGCTGCTGCCCCAGCTCTCCTCTGCACTAGCTCTCATGCTTTCCACACCTCTGTCCACTCACCTGCAAGATGCAGGTGAACACAGGACCCCCTCTTCAGATGACTGTGAACCTCCATGAGATCCAGTGGATGGGAAGTTCTTAGCACAGTGCAGGGCACACCGGAAGGACAGATGGGCCACGAGTTTCATTATCGACCTAGCGCACACATTCTTTGAAGTAGAGGCTGGCAGAGACTCAAGCTGCGTCCTCCCCCGAACAGATGTGGACCCTGTTAATCGTGGTCTTTCATCTTTGCTTACAGTTATGTGACACTGCTTCTCTAAGCAGATTTGGGGAGAGATTTGTTTTCATAAATCATGTTTATATATTACTGAAGCTTTGCTTACTCATTTAGGAACAAGTTAAGGGCATTGGGGTACATGTCTGTGGGGACAGATGGGTGGGGAAAGGAAGCATTTGGAGGAGTTCTTTGGTACACACACAAAGGTAGGAACTGACCCAAGAACATGGCTTCAAAGTCAGATGTCAGGCTATTTCACTGTGAGACAGACTGAGGGCCAGCCTCAAAATGGGGCTGGGTAAGGCTTCTCCCAGATCCTAAAATTACGCAAGTCCATGAAAATCCCGTTTTGATTACATCAAGAACTTCTGGCAGAAATATTTCTGGTACCTAACCTTAAACTGGAGGATATTGCATTGGCGGTGGCTGCGCTGAGAGCACGAAGCCTCAGAAGTGGGACAGCTGTTGGAAATCAGATGCTGTCTAAGAGAGTTTATTATGCTCCCTCTACACTGCTCACCCTCCGCAAAAGCCAGGTGAGATCCTTTCACCAATGAGGATGCGTTTCCTCTCTAGGGTTTCCTGAGCCACCTGTAGGGCCAGGAGAGTCCCTGAATATTCAGAATATGCAGGAACTCCTCTGACAAGCAGCTTTGCTTAAGCAGAGAATGTGGTCATGTCCAAGGTGGCTTGGATAAACTTTACACTCACAGAGAAGGCTCTGAGCCTTCTTCTCGCCTGTGGGCATTAACCTGAACCACGtagttgtgtatttttttttaactgttatacTTTTCTACTTTAGATATGTACTCACCTGCAGAAAAGAaatccctattttattttttgtcgtAACCCAgtttacttgttattttctttttaaaacttcccCGACAACTCCACTGGtcacttccatatgaatttcaacTCTATTCCCCATTCATACCTCTCTGGCATCACCAGcttgtgatggtggtgatgtcaTCTGACTCCTGGCTAGAGACTCACGAGCACCCTGAGACagcatgtatgtctttttcttcATGTACTTCCAGTGCCCAACCAAAGCCACTGGTTCTGAGGTAGTTTCAGAGAAGGCGGGGCTGAGCTGAAAGAACACATCCAGCATGGGTCTAATTATTTGAACAAGTAATTAGATTGGATTAACCACCAGCACGTTAGCCACCTGATGAGAGTGAGTTGACTAATCTTACCGTCTTATATATAATTGAGAGTAGATTCCGAATGAGAGGTGAGAAGAGCATCTCTGCATTTTTCGGGGCATAAGAGAGGCCTTGTTTATTAATTCAACCATAATCATTGGTTATCTACCTTGTGCAAGGCCCTGTCATAGGCACAAGTGATAGGTTTATCACTAGTACTAGTATAATTGTTACAGCAGGTAGCTAGTCAGACAGGAACAGGGCAGGAGAGCCCCCtgactccctccctctctccctcaccaATCAGGAATGTC
This window encodes:
- the LOC100581202 gene encoding LOW QUALITY PROTEIN: uncharacterized protein LOC100581202 (The sequence of the model RefSeq protein was modified relative to this genomic sequence to represent the inferred CDS: inserted 1 base in 1 codon), whose amino-acid sequence is MAMHLSGVNADSDCMATFTLSFIVAVNALFLSFSPLKIREHAGLSCVRHSIPHMVGEGGCGSDGSTAAHPGGWTCVPGYQSLRLTSPHVHAALPLAVSTFWVSLKDFTGADFTKAKLFLXEVDMKDLKSGLLKMRGHQLQKSKHRLMTYLHPTRF